One segment of Brassica napus cultivar Da-Ae chromosome C3, Da-Ae, whole genome shotgun sequence DNA contains the following:
- the LOC125583038 gene encoding uncharacterized protein LOC125583038, which translates to MRVNHDEKEFSEWLLKVGEGRPESGQEDEDDGYHDQMITVDNSLVQETKDESLKQVVDAAYGDVNQLEASQSSYTDKAILTPRNDTVDEINAYTISKTGGEAKDYYSNDSFEVSETQSNQNDTLYAIEYLNSMEFPGLPSHKLTLKVGALIMLLRNINQTKGLCNGNRMILTHIGERVLKADIITGSHIGKEVLIPRIILLHGDTKLPFTLRRREFPIRLC; encoded by the coding sequence atgcgAGTCAATCATGACGAGAAAGAGTTCTCTGAGTGGCTTCTCAAGGTCGGGGAAGGTCGTCCAGAATCAGgacaagaagatgaagatgatggcTACCATGACCAAATGATAACCGTCGACAACTCATTGGTACAAGAGACTAAGGACGAGTCATTAAAACAAGTTGTCGATGCTGCGTATGGTGATGTCAACCAATTAGAGGCCTCCCAGAGTTCCTACACTGATAAAGCTATACTTACACCCCGAAATGATACAGTAGATGAAATTAATGCATAtacaatctccaaaaccggcgGGGAGGCAAAAGACTACTACAGTAACGATAGCTTTGAGGTTTCGGAGACTCAATCTAACCAAAATGATACATTATACGCCATTGAGTATCTCAATTCCATGGAGTTTCCAGGCTTGCCATCCCATAAACTCACTCTCAAAGTTGGGGCCCTGATTATGCTTCTGCGAAacataaatcaaacaaaagGATTATGTAATGGTAACCGTATGATCCTGACCCACATAGGCGAAAGAGTGCTTAAGGCAGATATAATTACTGGCTCACACATTGGAAAAGAAGTTTTGATCCCAAGAATTATCCTCTTGCATGGGGATACAAAGCTACCGTTCACTTTACGTCGACGAGAATTTCCTATCAGATTGTGTTAA